In the genome of Dermacentor silvarum isolate Dsil-2018 chromosome 1, BIME_Dsil_1.4, whole genome shotgun sequence, one region contains:
- the LOC119453338 gene encoding protein maelstrom-like: MTSDFKERGKGALHNKFTSDGRSIANVLQEESEKIQPLLHMINGIHRYVDDIGTADDIKRWPFYILSFNILCEANGIYYPLEIGLVEYSIEQGLIRAFHKFVDPGPIPLGFCKCCKKPQ; the protein is encoded by the exons ATGACAAGCGACTTCAAGGAGCGCGGAAAAGGAGCTTTACATAACAAGTTCACTTCAGATGGCCGCAGCATCGCC AATGTCTTGCAAGAGGAAAGCGAAAAAATTCAACCGCTCCTACACATGATAAATGGTATTCATCGATATGTTGACGATATTGGCACGGCCGACG ACATTAAAAGATGGCCATTCTACATCTTGTCCTTCAATATACTCTGTGAGGCAAATGGGATCTACTACCCGCTAGAAATTGGACTCGTAGAGTACTCAATTGAGCAAGGTCTCATACGAGCCTTCCACAAATTCGTCGACCCAG GTCCAATACCTCTTGGCTTTTGCAAGTGCTGCAAAAAGCCACAGTAA